Within the Blastopirellula marina genome, the region CTCTAGCCACTTCGCCAGGATCGCTCCCTGCATGGTACCGGCCTTTTCATATTCCTCTTGGGTGGTCCCCCAATAAAAACTGGTGACCCCATCGGTGATGGGCCTGGCTTCAGCAAGAAACTGCTCGGCCTCTTCTAGCGAACATTTCAAGGGAAAGAATTCTTCAATCACCAGGGGCTTGCCGACATCGTAAACCTTTAATGCTGCGATCGCCTTTTCCACGTTCCCCTTCTCGGGATAGAAATGCACGCTGGCGAAATCGAGTGGCCCGCCAACTTCCTCGCTGTAGAACAGGGGCTTGGCATTAGGCCACACGTGAGCCCAAGGAATCACTCCCACGGTGATGAGTGTTTGCTGGTCGACTTCGCGAATGGCACTTGTTAGCTTCTTCACCCAAGCCGCGGCAATCTCCTTGTTGTCTCTGCCGGCGGCATCGGTCGTGATTCGCTGGACGAAATATTTGCCGCCGAGTGGTTCCCCGACCAACCATTGATCGGCGTTGGCCCCGCCGCCTAGCACTGGCTCGTTCATCAAGTCGTAGCAGAAGACGGCCGGGCTGTCCTTACAGGTCTGAGCAACACCCTTCCAGAAGTTAGCCTGAACCTGCCAGCGATCGGCCTCGTTCAACTCGTCGTACCAGGCCGGTACATCTTGCTTGTGATAACACCCTAGTCCGGTCAGGTTCAGATAGAGCTGCTTTGATTCGGCCAGCTTCACCAGGTCGGCGAGCTTCTTAAGATTCTTCTGGTTGGGTTCGCTGGCCGTTTTCATGAACTTGGGAAGCTGCAAGTGCACACGTACGACGTTGGCCCCTAGCGATTTGATCTCGTCGAAATCTTCTTCGATCACCCCCCAGTCATCGTGCCAATAGTCTTCAATCAGTTTGCCATCGCCGTCGTGATCGTAGTTCACGCCCCAGACATAGAATGCCGCTTCGGTTCCTTGTAAATGAAAATCTTTGCCGTCTTGCGACAGAACCACCTTGGGAAAATGGTGTTCTGCTCTAATCGAAATTGGGAGGAGCAGAGTCAATAAAAATGCCAATCGAGATGCCATGAGAGTGTCCAGGTATAAAAAGCGAAGGAGATTAGTTTCTATGCGGTTACCCCCTAAGTTGACTCGTCATGCGCGACTGAGTCAAACACTAGTGGAGGCCTCTGTTTTTAAGTCAAAAGATCACAGAGAAAGTTGCTAATCAAAATCATGCCTTTTCACAAATCTTAGACTCGCCACAGACATACCAAGTTGAGTAAACTACCCATCGACAATCATTGATCAATAAGTCGGGTTATGTAATTGGAAAACAAGCCCCTGTCTTCAGTGATACGAATCCGATTAGCTTCCCCATCTGAATTCCACTATTAGACTGAGGTCAAGGTCGCCGTTATGTCAGGATTTGACGACAAAAAGCAGCTTCGATCGCGAGGGCTACGACAAACTCGGCCGAACGAAAGTCCCACGAGCCCGAAACAAAACGGCAAAGCGGGTAACGATGCTTCAAACAAGCTCAACGAAGCTGGCGTGAATGTTAAGAAGAGCTTAGATGCCTTTCTATTTCGTTTTGTTGCTGACCCCACGACCTTTCATATCCCAATCACCATTAACTACGGAGAGAAACACTACAAGCATCCGATCGACGGCAAAGACTACACCTTAAAATATGCAAACGGAATCCGTGACTGGCGAATCCATAATAAGAACATCATCGTCCAGGCTCTCTTACAAAAAAAGCTCTGGACGGATATTTGGGACGATTACAGTCGGCAGTATTTAACTTACAACGCCTCGCTGAACGTTTCCAATAAGTCTGCAGGGAAACATACATTCACGCCTGGCAAAAAGCGGTCGGCTAAAGAAGTCATCAAAACCCAAGGCGGCAAAGCGTTGATGAGAACCCAAGCGGGACAACAACTCAAGGACGCTGCTTCCGAATTCATAAACACGTTTTGCAGCGAAACGGTACAGCTATGGGATAACGGCGATATGTTCCTAATGGTACCGGTAGCTTCCGTCCTGTTTAGTGGTGCGATTTTGGCAGGAACGGTCGACTTGGCCCAGCGAACAGGCAACGACACCTTGGCAATGCTGCCGCAAGCGGTCTATGACGGTGCTTTCTCCAATGTCTATCATGTGGGCGATTTTCAGATCAAGAACCATGGCTTGGAGTGGCAGCCATCCAAAGGTACCTGGAAGGTAGATTGGTCACTAGGAACCCATTGGAATTTAGCAAAGGACTTGACCCTAAAGTCAGACGTAAATCTTATAGCATCGGATGCGACATGGCGTACGAAGGCACGAGTCGGAGGAAAAGGTCGACTGGAACTCACAAAGAAGGTTGATATACCTATTTTTGATTCAACATCTATCTACAGTGAGTTTCTACCGCAAGGAGAAGCTAATATCGGAATCGCGGGACATAGCGACTTTGAGTTACTTGGCAACCAAATGACCTTTTCAGCAGGTCTGCAAAGCTCAGTCCGAACAGGAGAGCGGCACCTCAACTTCAGCCTATCCATTAAGACAGGTGGACCTTAAACAGCTCTCATGGCCAACAAATAGCAGAATGCCTGAAATAAGAACTGTAGGAATGGTCGTGTAGGCCACCGTGACGCTACAGATCTTCTCTCGAATTGCTCGAAGCCAGAACCGTCTTCAGCCAGCGCACGCTTTCCCAAGCCTCTTCAAAATAAAACAGGCGACCCGTTTCCAGGCCGCCTGTTTCGATCGTCTTGTAGTTCTCCGCGAACTTATCGCGAAGCCACGTAAATCCGCACGCTACGTTCCGGCATGACAAACTTGCCGGCTGCTGGCGGACGCGGGCCGTTGAGGTCTGGGTAGACGTCGCTTGGCGAAGTGGCTGCCGTGTCGACAAACATTCGCCAGCTAGTTCCCTTCGCCACTGGTGGCAGGATGAACTGCTGTGGCGAAGCACTTCCGTTCATCAGAAGCAGGACATCGCGACCAATGTTCTCTGGGTCGTTGTCCTTTTGCGGTGCTGCGAACAAGCAGGTCAGCATTGAGTCGCCGCTATCCCAATCGACAGCGGTACCCAGGTTGTTGTACCAGTTGACGTCATACAATCCTCGACGACCCGTCGGGAATCCACCCAGGAAGTGCTTTTGACGCACGGTAGGCTGATCACGACGGAATGCGACCAATGCGCGGACGAAGCGACGCATCTCGTCGTTCTTCTTAACCAGCGACCAGTCGAGCCACGAGATTTCGTTGTCTTGGCAGTAGGCATTGTTGTTACCGTGCTGCGTACGACGAACTTCGTCACCCATCAGAATCATCGGCACGCCTTGTGACATCAGCAGAGTGCAGAACATATTCTTGATCTGCTGACGGCGAAGCTTCTCGATGCTCGTTCGCTTGGTCGGACCTTCCACACCATAGTTGTAACTCAGGTTGTGGTTGTCGCCGTCGCGGTTGCCTTCACCATTCGCTTCGTTGTGCTTGTGGTTGTACGACACAAGGTCGTTCATTGGGAAGCCATCGTGCGAGGTGATGAAATTAATGCTGTGGTACGGCTGACGGCCGCCGGCCTGGTATAGGTCGCTGGAACCAGCCAGACGGGTGGCAAGCGCCCCGAGCTTGTGAGGTTCCCCCTTCCAAAAGCTGCGGATGTCGTCGCGGTACCGGCCGTTCCATTCCGCCCAACGCAAGTTGGCGAACGATCCAACCTGGTAAGCACCGGCGGCGTCCCAAGCTTCGGCAATGATCTTGGTATCGGCCAGCATCGGGTCTTCAGCAATCGCTTCGACCAGCGGCGGGTTGGCCACGAGGTTACCTTGTCGATCGCGGCTGAGAATCGATGCGAGATCGAAACGGAAGCCGTCGACGTGGTAGTTGTGCACCCAGTGACGCAGGCTGTTAAAGATCATCTCACGAACGATCGGGTGATTACCGTTGACCGTATTACCGCAGCCAGAGTAGTTCTTATACTCGCGACCGCCGTTGGCCAGCATGTAATAGACCTGATTCTCGAGCCCCTTGAAGCTGAGGATCGGCCCCTTCTCGTTCCCTTCGCAGGTATGGTTGTAAACAACGTCGAGGATGACCTCGATGCCGGCCTGGTGGAGGGCCTTGACCATTTCCTTGAATTCACGAACCTGACCGCCTGGCGTCTTGCTTGCCGCGTACCCACGATGTGGCGCGAAGAAAGCCATGGAGTCGTAACCCCAATAGTTGCCGCGGGTCGGCGTCTTCCCGGTCATCATGTCCATGATGGGGAACTCGTGGATCGGCATCAGCTCGACCGCGGTCACCCCCAAGGACTTGAGATACGGGATCTTCTCGATCACGCCACGATACGTGCCTGGGTGCTCCACGCCGCTCGATTCGTGCGCGGTGAACCCTTTGACGTGCATCTCGTAGATGATCGATTCACTGAGGTCCCGCTTCAGGTGGCGGTCCCCTTCCCAGTTGAAGCTTTCGTCGACCACCACGCACTTGGGCGGACGGATGATACCGTCGTCAGCCGACTGGAAGGTTCCAGCCAGCGCTTTGGCGTAAGGGTCGATCAGCCGGGCACGACCGTCGAAGAGCATGCCTTCGTCGGGGTTGTACGGCCCTTCGGCTTGAAAGTGATAGAGCTGACCAGCCGACAGGCCTGGAATAAAGATACTCCAGATATCTCCCCATCGATCGGTCTCGCGATCGAAGTCAATGATTTCGCTTGGTTCGCGATCATCGACGTTTTTGTAAAGCAATAGTCGCATCGCCGTGGCGGATCGGCTGAATACAACAAACCGTACGCCGCGTTCGTGCAGGATGGCTCCATAAGGAAGCACGTGACTAAATTGCAGCTCCGGATGCGGATGAACCATAAGCATAGGCGACTGTCCGATCTAACCTCCTAAGACCTCGATTGAATGATAGTGCTGAAACACTACCACCCAATTCGCAGCAGACCGGAGAAGACGCCCCTCCTAAAACCAATTTTTTTTCTTCAAAACACGTGATGCATCATCTGGCGAAATAATAGCTTAGGGCTAAGGCGTAGGTCCTGCGTAGAGTTTACTGATTCGAAGGAGTTCAACCTGCCGACGGCGTCATCTGGGATGACTAAGAATGCGTCGGCAATCAGTCTCCCCGGATTGTCCGCGTTAACCGCAATGTTCGGGCCAATGGGAAAGGGAAATCGGAGCCGCCTATGATTATTCTTCCCATTTCACCGATTTTGCCGGTCTATTTTAATCATTCAGTAAGCCCCAGTTGAACACGGCCCCCTCTCTAGATGCTAGTCGCCGAGCAAATAATGCCCAAATCCTTGGCATACCTCCTCGGCAAAGAATTTCCGGAAATCTTTCACACGAGAGCCCTTCGTACTACCTAAGGGTATGGGTAGGGAAGCTTGTACCAATTTCGCCCCTCACCCTAACCGTCTCCCCATAGGGGCGAGGGGACGAGAAAGCGGGTGCGTTGACAATCCTGGCAGTGGGGTCGAAAATCGTCGTTTCTGGATGCTAAACCCCCGTTTCGATTGACAATCATAATGGCAAAAGCCACCTACAAAGATGCCGGCGTCGACCTAGACGTTTACGCAGAATCGATGTCCCGTCTTCCCCGGTTGGTAAAGCGGACGTTCTCGCCGCGGGTAATGCAGTTAGACGGCGGTTTCGCAGGGCTTTTCAAGCTCGACTTCGACAACGCCCTGTTTGCTCGGAAGTACGAAGACCCGGTCCTCATTTCCTGCACCGATGGTGTAGGCACGAAGATCAAGCTGGCCATCGATAGCGGCAAGCACGATACCGTCGGTATCGACCTGGTCGCCATGTGCGTTAACGATGCGATCTGCTGTGGTGCCGAACCACTGTTTTTCCTCGACTAT harbors:
- a CDS encoding cellulase family glycosylhydrolase encodes the protein MASRLAFLLTLLLPISIRAEHHFPKVVLSQDGKDFHLQGTEAAFYVWGVNYDHDGDGKLIEDYWHDDWGVIEEDFDEIKSLGANVVRVHLQLPKFMKTASEPNQKNLKKLADLVKLAESKQLYLNLTGLGCYHKQDVPAWYDELNEADRWQVQANFWKGVAQTCKDSPAVFCYDLMNEPVLGGGANADQWLVGEPLGGKYFVQRITTDAAGRDNKEIAAAWVKKLTSAIREVDQQTLITVGVIPWAHVWPNAKPLFYSEEVGGPLDFASVHFYPEKGNVEKAIAALKVYDVGKPLVIEEFFPLKCSLEEAEQFLAEARPITDGVTSFYWGTTQEEYEKAGTMQGAILAKWLERFRQGAPEGSK
- the glgX gene encoding glycogen debranching protein GlgX, producing the protein MLMVHPHPELQFSHVLPYGAILHERGVRFVVFSRSATAMRLLLYKNVDDREPSEIIDFDRETDRWGDIWSIFIPGLSAGQLYHFQAEGPYNPDEGMLFDGRARLIDPYAKALAGTFQSADDGIIRPPKCVVVDESFNWEGDRHLKRDLSESIIYEMHVKGFTAHESSGVEHPGTYRGVIEKIPYLKSLGVTAVELMPIHEFPIMDMMTGKTPTRGNYWGYDSMAFFAPHRGYAASKTPGGQVREFKEMVKALHQAGIEVILDVVYNHTCEGNEKGPILSFKGLENQVYYMLANGGREYKNYSGCGNTVNGNHPIVREMIFNSLRHWVHNYHVDGFRFDLASILSRDRQGNLVANPPLVEAIAEDPMLADTKIIAEAWDAAGAYQVGSFANLRWAEWNGRYRDDIRSFWKGEPHKLGALATRLAGSSDLYQAGGRQPYHSINFITSHDGFPMNDLVSYNHKHNEANGEGNRDGDNHNLSYNYGVEGPTKRTSIEKLRRQQIKNMFCTLLMSQGVPMILMGDEVRRTQHGNNNAYCQDNEISWLDWSLVKKNDEMRRFVRALVAFRRDQPTVRQKHFLGGFPTGRRGLYDVNWYNNLGTAVDWDSGDSMLTCLFAAPQKDNDPENIGRDVLLLMNGSASPQQFILPPVAKGTSWRMFVDTAATSPSDVYPDLNGPRPPAAGKFVMPERSVRIYVASR